The proteins below are encoded in one region of Bremerella sp. P1:
- a CDS encoding DUF1559 domain-containing protein → MKASFRARGFTLVELLVVIAIIGVLIALLLPAVQQAREAARRMQCTNQMKQLGLATHNFHDTYRKFPFAYQEQTLGGKMNRGTLFYYILPYMEQAALYDQSDLDSYANNRITNGRGNRAARGQIVEAYICPSDATSSSHTHNNDWTYASYEFNYNVFVGKASTSDATQNATQQNMANVTDGTSNTLMFAESLQRCGGEGTIWSHGVWNVKWMPMFGGGKDRPSGTGQLEYGITSVPQTGKNQASCNSLRTTASGHPGGVNVALVDASCHFIPNTIDGTVWWNLTLHNDGNVVGDY, encoded by the coding sequence ATGAAAGCATCGTTCCGCGCTCGCGGCTTCACGCTCGTTGAACTCCTGGTCGTGATTGCGATCATCGGTGTTCTGATTGCTCTCCTTTTGCCCGCCGTACAACAAGCCCGCGAAGCAGCTCGTCGTATGCAGTGCACCAACCAGATGAAACAACTGGGTCTCGCCACGCACAACTTCCACGACACTTACCGCAAGTTTCCATTTGCCTACCAGGAACAGACCTTGGGCGGCAAAATGAATCGTGGCACGCTCTTCTACTACATCCTTCCTTACATGGAACAGGCAGCACTCTACGATCAGTCTGACCTCGACAGTTACGCCAACAATCGCATTACCAACGGCCGAGGCAACCGAGCCGCTCGTGGTCAAATTGTGGAAGCCTACATCTGTCCTTCGGACGCAACCAGCAGCAGCCATACGCATAACAATGACTGGACGTACGCATCGTACGAATTCAACTACAACGTTTTCGTAGGCAAGGCTTCGACCTCGGATGCGACCCAGAACGCCACTCAGCAGAACATGGCCAATGTTACCGACGGTACCTCCAACACGTTGATGTTTGCTGAATCGCTGCAGCGTTGCGGTGGCGAAGGCACCATCTGGTCGCACGGCGTGTGGAACGTGAAGTGGATGCCGATGTTCGGTGGTGGTAAGGATCGACCAAGCGGTACCGGCCAGTTGGAATACGGCATCACGTCGGTTCCTCAGACCGGTAAGAATCAAGCAAGCTGCAACTCTCTGCGAACCACAGCCTCGGGTCACCCTGGTGGTGTCAACGTGGCCCTGGTCGATGCAAGTTGCCACTTCATTCCTAACACGATCGACGGCACCGTTTGGTGGAATCTGACCCTGCACAACGATGGCAACGTCGTTGGTGACTACTAA